The sequence CGTTAAATTTCACCAATCCCAGCGACGGTTTTTCCCAATGATATCCATCTACCGAGGTTGCATAACAGATGATCGGCTCAGTGCTATTTGGTTTCTCCTGTTGCATGGGTGCTGCGGTCAACCCCGCGTCCGGTTGTGTGAATAACCGAACTGTCTCTGAAGGAGTTACGGTTGACGCCGTATACCACATCCGAAACAATCCTTGTATTTCATCGTAAAAAACACAGCCGTAATGGAGATTATTGCCCTCCCACGGTCGGTCTGGACAGATGACAGGGTTATGCTGCACCTTAGTTGCAGGGTTGAGTGTCCGTTCAACACCGGTCATGCTTTCGATGAGATAATCATCGAGAAAGAGTTGCTTTTGTGAGCCAATTTCGATCATTAGCTTGCCTGGCAGCCATCGTCACCGGCGGTGACGCGAGTAGCACTTATCACCTTCCGGAAATCATCAATTGTCATACCGACTGCCCGAACCCATCGCCAGTTACAGTCCGCAAGTGTCATGCTATATTCATCTACACATTCCGGCTTGCCTTTTTCCCACGGTGTTTGGGGCCAGATCGTATGTCCATTCTTAGTGCAGATCTGTAGGCGACGATCGTCAAGTTGCAGATATACACGGCGCTCATCAACCCACTGCGCTGTCAACCGTGATTGAAACATAGCGGCACTAGTACCATCATGGCACTCAAAAAGCCACGCTTCTACATCATATCCATCAATCGGGATGACTTCCCATCCTTGAGCATCGTACAAGAACCGGGAGTCATAAACCGTCATTTCAAAGCGCATCTGGGGGGCACAGCGCAGCCCCAAGTATTCGGCAAAAGCACCACCGTATCCGGGGACACACCCCTCAAACGATTCTCCCCAAAGTTCAGATGTCACTATAGCTGCGTCCAACTGGAGCCGGTGCAGCGAGACGTGATCGTGGAAATCGGACACAAGACGACGGTAATACTCCCTCAGATCGGCGTTTTCAGGAAACGCTGTCCGAGGGTAGAAAACGGCAGCTTCGCCAAGGTTTTTCACTGCGGTTTCTTGGAGATATTCGGGGCCTCCCAATTGGAGAAACAGGGTATCTGATGGGCGGTCGTCTAGGGCTTGAAGCCATCGCTGCTTTACCTTTTTCTCTCTTTCCACAAAGAGATAGAGGTTATCCCGACGAATAGCAGCGGGCTCAAGATTCTCGTAGCAGCACGGATGGATTAAAAAGATTATGTGTTCAATTTTCATTTTCACGCTGCTATCTCGATGCTACTTACCGCGAAGAGGATTTAGGGCTTATGGTCTAATCACTGTGCCGTCAGCGCGGCGCGCATCGCCCCACAGCTTACGGCCGCCCACGTCTTGGGCAGGGAAGCGAGCTGCCAGCTCCTCGTTTATGTCTACTCCTATCCCCGGCTTGCCGTTGGGCCACATATAGCCGTTGCGCAATTCAGGGGTGCCGGGAAACACTTCCTTCAACGTTTCGTGAGTATTCAGGTAGACCGAAGCCTCTTGAATGCCGAAATTCCACACGTTCATATCCAGCATGAGGTTCGCTGCGTGTCCAACGGGTGAAACATCGGCGGAACCGTGCCAGGCGGTGCGGACATTGAAAGCTTCGCACAACGCCGCCAACTTGCGCGCCGGTGTTAAGCCTCCTATCGTCGAAACATGCACACGAATGAAGTCGATTAGCCGGTCCTTTATCATGGGGACAATCTCTTGAGGGTTGCTGTACAACTCCCCCATCGCTATAGGCACGCTGGTCTGTTGACGTACGAGGCGGAAGTAGTCATTGTCCTCCGGTGCAAAAAGATCTTCAAGGAAAAATGGTCTATATTTCTCCAACTCCTTTGCCAAACCAAGCCCTTGGATGGGCGGCATGCGCTCGTGGAGATCGTACAAAATCTCTGGAGCCGGTCCAAACTTCGCCCGAAAATGCTCAAAAGCTGCCACGACGTCTCGAGCGTACGGTACCGGTTCAAAGATGCTTACTCTGTCGTCCGAAACCTTGTTGGTGATGATGACCGATTCCTGATGCGGTCTATCGTGTGATGCTGACGGGTGCATCGAGCCTAGCTTGAAGTGACGGAACCCACGTTCTTGAAGTTCATGGATGTGCTCTTCGTATTCCACAAGATCGCGTCCGGTAGGGATGATATATACAGCCGCAGCTTCTCTAGACTTACCACCGAACAGCTCGTAGACAGGCATCCCCGCCACCTTGCCTTTGATATCCCACAGCGCTTGGTCTACACCGCTTATCGCATTGTTAAGGACAGGTCCGTAACGCCAATAGGCGGACACATTGCACGACTGCCATATATCCTCAATATCAGCGGGATCTTTGCCGACAAGAAAGGGGGTAAGATAATCGTTTACAGCTGCTGCAACAGCAGTCGGTCTTGAGAAGAATGAAGCACAGCCCAAACCGTGTAGTTCCGGCTCATTGGTTTCCACCTTCACAACGATTAGCGTACGTGCGCCGGGTGGTTGCGTGATAATTGCTCGAACATCGCGAATTTTCAAGTTGCCCATTCTGTGCATCCTCTGTTATTGAAATATAGCCAACTTTGCAGGGAACAACAATCGTTGTTCTTCAGCNNNNNNNNNNNNNNNNNNNNNNNNNNNGGCTCTGGTCCCACAAGGCAGCCCAACTCCTTGATATGCTCGGTCTCCTCCGGTGTGCCAATATAACGTGTCTCCGCTGATACATAGTGGATAGACCAACCCCGCCTGCGGTGGGGTGTCGTATTGGGACCGCTGCAATGCAATGCCAAACTGTGATGGAAGGTGGCGTCACCCGCTTCAAGAGGCACTGCCACCTCTTGCGCTAGGACATCTTCCGTCAACATATACGGTAAATGATCCCAATTGACCAGCCCAAAATTGTGGCTGCCCGGAATAAAGCGGACACAGCCGTTTTCCACAGTTGCATCGTCTAGCAAAAGCTGACAGGTAATCTGAAAGTTGCTCGCAAAGAAACTCCAGAACACAGAATCCTGATGGTAGCGGTTGGCTCGCGCATAAGGCGGTTTGGCGAACACCTGATCATAATATAACTTAATATTCGATCCCATTAGGTCGGCGACAATATCAACAATCTGCGGTGAGCGGACATAGGCGTCAAAAATGGCGTCATAGCGGGAAGGTACATTAACCTTGTTTATAGCATCGAGTGGATCTTTGACGGGTGCATTACGTTGCACTGCGTAATCCTCTTCCCCTTTTGGATAAACCTGGGTTCCCCGCCGATCGTGTCCGTCTCCATGTGGTGTGGCTGGGTCCAGCGTCTGTGGCTGTTGCGGATTGTGCCGCGAGATGTGCCGTTCAGGAAAATCAGGTGCCCCTCCCAATACGAGGCGGCCATAGTGTTCCCGTAACGTCTCAATTTCGTCGGGGGAGACCAGATTCTTGATAACGATATAACCATCTCGGAAGAACAAACTTTTCTGTTTTTTGCTCAGTC comes from Candidatus Poribacteria bacterium and encodes:
- a CDS encoding phytanoyl-CoA dioxygenase family protein, whose amino-acid sequence is MGLSKKQKSLFFRDGYIVIKNLVSPDEIETLREHYGRLVLGGAPDFPERHISRHNPQQPQTLDPATPHGDGHDRRGTQVYPKGEEDYAVQRNAPVKDPLDAINKVNVPSRYDAIFDAYVRSPQIVDIVADLMGSNIKLYYDQVFAKPPYARANRYHQDSVFWSFFASNFQITCQLLLDDATVENGCVRFIPGSHNFGLVNWDHLPYMLTEDVLAQEVAVPLEAGDATFHHSLALHCSGPNTTPHRRRGWSIHYVSAETRYIGTPEETEHIKELGCLVGPEP
- a CDS encoding starvation-sensing protein RspA; the encoded protein is MGNLKIRDVRAIITQPPGARTLIVVKVETNEPELHGLGCASFFSRPTAVAAAVNDYLTPFLVGKDPADIEDIWQSCNVSAYWRYGPVLNNAISGVDQALWDIKGKVAGMPVYELFGGKSREAAAVYIIPTGRDLVEYEEHIHELQERGFRHFKLGSMHPSASHDRPHQESVIITNKVSDDRVSIFEPVPYARDVVAAFEHFRAKFGPAPEILYDLHERMPPIQGLGLAKELEKYRPFFLEDLFAPEDNDYFRLVRQQTSVPIAMGELYSNPQEIVPMIKDRLIDFIRVHVSTIGGLTPARKLAALCEAFNVRTAWHGSADVSPVGHAANLMLDMNVWNFGIQEASVYLNTHETLKEVFPGTPELRNGYMWPNGKPGIGVDINEELAARFPAQDVGGRKLWGDARRADGTVIRP